The Ictalurus furcatus strain D&B chromosome 12, Billie_1.0, whole genome shotgun sequence nucleotide sequence ACACAACATGCATCGGTTTATTAAACTACACAGTAACTGTGTTTAATATTCCACTTACCTACTTCAAGCTGTGATACAGACGGACCCTGAGCTACAGCACACAACAACACATTGACAATTCTTACATTCTCTCTGGTTTCCTATCTTCTGTCCTAGATTTGAGCTCTGTAACCCcataaaatgtgtttacatcagcatatttatggaaaaaaaaaaaaaaaaccaccataGAAATCGGAAAATGTCATCAGAACAGgggttcacaaacattttcagatgtttaaatgtaaacaaacaaacaaattaacgaattaattatttatttaattctttaataaagaaagaaattatttcAGCACATCAGTGCAAATGTATTTGTtgattattatttgtgtgtaaaataacaTGTTGGCTGTTTATTAGAGTCAAGGTATTACTAGAACTAGCACGAGTATTCCtcaatcataaatataatacCTCTCATGCCAGGGAGTCCCCGGACCTCAGGTCGAGGACCACCGATTTAAAAtatcttcttttcattttaaataacgCTCACatacgaataaaaaaaaaagattactgcCATTGCATGTGATTTTTCTGTATTAATATGTAGAGAATATTGAACTGCATTGACGATCATCTGCTGAAAACTCCAGATGTTGGGTATTATACAGTGTTAAATGTTTTAGCATTTAATCACGGGACTTAAACGATCTCTTTTCCCTTTAAAGGCACAACCATTATCTGCCAAAACGTGTACCAAAATACAGGTTCTATTTCTTATAAACATATTACAAATAATTggtggtttttgtgtgtgtgtgtgtgtgtgtgtgtgtgtgtgtgtgtgtgtgtgtgtgtgtgtgtttgtatggtcGGGGCCAAACAGGTTATTTTTTACTTCGTCAATCCAAAGCCCTTTTGTTTTCTAAATGATTCTGGTTTATTTAGATCGTGTTTTGTACATcacacaattacaattttttttattatttatttatttatttatttatttatttaaaatgaatgaaatataaaGCGACCGTGCAGTAAtatttgcagaaaaaaatgttatgttttaaaatagtttgctgcagaggttgtgtGTAATACTTTTCACTTCGAAAAGCAATCAAATATGTAACCTAGGGGTGCGCAAACTTTTGCATACGGCTAGTGCTTTTAACAActcaacaaggtgtttttttttattattgttattgttgttgttgttgtttaataattcaaaataatggTAGTTCCTGTACAAATTCAACACTTTGGAATACGGTTTCATTTAAACAACTGAATGACCCccccatatatatatttcatatatatggatatatatatatatttatatatatatatatatatatatatatatatatatatatatatatatattaatatatatatatatatatatatatatatatatatatatatatatcttcctATAGAGAGCATATGTAATATGAAAGGTTTTAAATCACTTTGATTTACCACTGCGTTGATTGAAGCGGGATTCAGTTGATCTGAAAGGAAAATGAGCCTTTtgttagtctctctctctctctcacacacacacacacacacacacacacgtacagaggAATGAGTAAGAGTCACGGTTTAATATTTGGTGTTGTTGTGGAGCGAGAGACGCACCTGGTACGCACACGACACTGTCCTGCTGAGAAGTTCCACAGTACAGATCGTATCAGAGCGAATTGAAAACATCAGATTCGAAGATGATATTTATGTCTTTCATATGGAACAGGGTCAGAGTTACGCGTGGCGGAACTCTGCAGTTCTCTTACCCGTCTGTAATGAAACTAGAGTAACGATGAACACGGTAAGGATGACGAGGGCAACGCCGGCGCACAAATACATCAACCATGAACACAGCTGACTGGAGCCTGtgcacagaaacaaacaaattctCACACAATATCATCCCCAGATCACCACGTCATACTCGGTTTACTGTACAAGTTGAACGATAAATTGTTCTCaccttttttaaaagatttcgAGACGCGCCTGCCGTCCACCTCGACCACGCACTCCACATTCGGAGCCTCCAGCCAGGTCTCTGAGGGAATGCTGATATGAGCGCGTGTGTATTCTACAGCTGAGGCGTTGGCGTGGGTCCAGCCCGACTCCGTCCACCCGGTAATCTCCGAGTCCCCTACGACCCAGGAAACGATGGCTTCAGACGGGACGACCCCCATCACCACGCACTGCAGAGAGACGGAGGGTCCGACACTCACGTCCGGGACGTAGAGCGTCACGACGGGACCGGGACGAGGCTCTGCAAAAGACTTTTTCCTGTTACGTGATAGCCTCTGAAGtcatgaataaaacattcagGGACGTGCTGTCCCTGTCACTTACGCTCACTTCATTAGGAACACTGAGCATGTGGCGGCAGCACAACGGtagctcaaataatcactcGTTACAAacgtgttgagcagaaaagcatctcagaaatgcacaaaatgttgaaccttgaggcagaaaatctacaacagcagaagccctcatcaggttccactcctgttagccaagaacaggaatctgaagctacagagGGCACAGACTCGCCCCAGCTGTCCAGATGTTTGctgtgaacgttaactgaagcgcttgacctgCGTGattgagcaggtgttcctattaaagtggtccGGGAGTGTACAGGTGCCTCAAAACTCATTTATGCAATGTAAAACCCATATTATTTGCGCTTTATTATGCACACCGTCTACCTGTGATGATGACGGTGGTGCCGTTGCCCGTGTAGTAGATAACACTGTGTTTTACAGAGCAGTAGTAAATGCCCGAATCAGCCACGCTGGTGTTGTAGATGAATCCTCTACACAGTTTCAGACTCGGATCAGTGTGAACAGCGGTGGTCAGGATCATCTCTCTGGTTCTCGGCTGCACTTTATACCAGTAGACTAAATCACATCTGGACAAGATTTCCACTGTATTACACGTCATGGAGACCGTCTCACCACGAACCGCCTTCACTACCGCAGGATACTGGACGATGTTCGAGAGAGAGACGGCTGgaaaatacacaacaaaacCGGTTCTATTGGAAGGAAAGAACGGAGAAAGTCCAAATAAATCAAACTAAAACGCTAGATggataagaaagaaaagaaaagaaaagaaagttgcGTTAAAAATTGAAGTAAGAAAAAGTAGGAGGGAAATGCGCAGGAAAGCTAGAAACAAGATagataagaaagaaaaagaaagaaagaaaatgaaagaaaaaattacattaaaaattaaacaaaaagtaagaaagaaataacTAAGAACGCTAGGAAGGAAGATcgataaagaaaaagaaagaaacagaaagaaaattgCATTAAAAATTGAAGTAAGAAAAAGTAAGTGGGAAATGCGTAGGAAAGCTAGAAACAAGAAggataagaaagaaaaagaaagaaagaaacagaaatgattacatggaaaattaaacaaaaagtaagaaagaaataacTAGGAAagctagaaagaaagaaacaaagaaagaaagaaagaaagaaagaaaggaacaaacaaataaataaataaagaaacaaaaacaaatagagaaatagagaaataaagaaagaaagaaagaaagaaagaaacaaacaaacaactaaataaataaataaagaaacaaacaaacaaacagataaagaaagaaataaagaaagaaacaaacaaacaaataaagaaacaaacaaggaaagaaagagacaaataagcaaataaagaaagaaacaaagaaacaaataaataaagaaagaaacaaacaaacaaaaacaaagaaagaaagaaagcatggaacagaataaaagaaacttaaaacttaaacaaaaaaggaagaaaaaaataagtaagaaAGCTGGAAAGTAAgctaggaaagaaagaaagccataTGGAACTGAAAAgaagataaagataaaaaagaTAGGGATTCTTCATGAATGATATTTTATGGAATTGAAATGTCCTTAATTGTTATGTGCAGCATATAAAACTGTACACAACAGAACTACATGCAATAGAAATAGATTAGTTCCTCTTTTATAGAAGTATACAGTAGTTTATagaagtatacacacacacacacacacacacacacacacacacacgtacttaCAATGAAGAGCAAACAGGCAGAAGAGAAATAGTTTCTGTGCCATATTGAAAGTGTTCAGGAGCGTTAACATCCACCTCCGTTCTCTTTTacacctggtgtgtgtgtgtgtgtgagagagagagagaacactttACAAACTCAGACATCAGCCTGCAAacgtgcacacacagacacatgcacacacacgcacacacagttttataataataataataatacttttttaaatgacttttcaattcacaaaacactaaagcacaatactatatatatatatatatatatatatatatatatatatattacataaccATGTCacagagattatatatatatatatatatatatatatatatatatatatatatatatatatatatatatataatctctgtGACATGGTTATGTAATACTTAGTAGAATATGTGCTTTAGTGTTTTAGGTATAATACTGtagaatgtatatatatatatatatatatatatatatatatatatatatatatatatatatatatatatatatatatatatatatatatacattctacagtattataactaaAACACTAAAGCACATATTCTAATAAGTATTACGTAACCATGTCACAGAGATTATACAAGCCTGAAAAATGATGccttcatctgaaaagaggaaaatgaaaaagaaaaaaaaaacggtagAGCAGGCCAGATACAGAAACCATACATTCAGGAAAGTAAGTGGAACTGAGGACGGTCTCATGGGACCTAAGAAAAATTCTCAAATgtgtttggtcagaaggtgattgattttctgtaacagtgttGCATGTTACTGGGTgtctgggtgactgatcagaaggtcgggggttcaagccccagcactgctaagctgctactgttgggcccttgagcaaggccctgaaccctctctgctccagggggcgctgtatcatggctgcactctgaccccaacttcctgacatgccggggtatgtgaagaaaagaatttcactgtgccgtaatgtatacatgaccaataaagactcgttaacCCCGTCTACCTCCCCTGTTTCCTTTCATGCATTTCCTCCATCCAGTCTTCCAGGGGGATTATTACTTCCTCCACTTGTTTAGCTGTTTCTGCTGGTAGGATTATGGCTGGCCTAAGTGTCCTCTCTGCAATTTTAGGAACACCAAATTTCCAACTCCAACTGCTGGTGTCAGGGAGCACCATGATATCCCTCAGCGTGCCGTCATATATCCTTGGCTCTTGGCTAGCTTCTCTGTGAATGATGGACTCTCCATCCTTCCTCTAGTGAAGCAGAAGCTGTATGCTGAGGATggaactgaatatgaatacattatttggaatgaacCGATAATGTGTTCTGAACGCAGgtcacagggcatctggttgagactagatgGGTGTATATCAGCCCCGcaatccccccccaccccccgcctcaaataaataaataaataaaacacaatttttaaaaacttgcgTGAGTAGGACGGACTTTCTTTCATGTAAGTCAGACAAACCCTGAACTCCGTGCACTGACAGcgttcattcactcatctttaGCGACTGCCTGAACAGGGTCACTGTTTAAATTATGCCACTAGTTTAATCATATCTTAGGGAAATAAGAGCAACTAAATTTAGGCAGCGACGAACAAAAATAATACCTGAGTAATATGTGCGGGATTAGTCATCTCTGGTTGAGACAAATTATGaactgaggttgaggaactgtcagaggcAGAATTCACACGCCATGCTGACACTGCTGCCATTTCTACCACAGTGTAATGTTTCTGGGGGCATGCCGATAGGGTTCAtatcaacaaataaaacaatgcaacaacaacaacgacaacaaaaacaaaaacaaaaacaacaacaaaacctttCCTGGTTTCCGGCCACGCCCAGGCCCAGGTTTATAGATACATAGTAGCATTGCATACATACTGGATTCTCAGGGGTTGCTCAGATGGCAGCATGCGTATATTTCTATACAGTTTTCATTGGATAAGTTCACACTGGgttcactgtttttattttcctttttccagtTTCCTtcttaaaaaagagaaagaagtggTTATTACACTAGCTTCAGATTTATTAAGCTATTTAATGACTAATTGACAGTTAATTGACCCTAGTTGACCCTAATGTACGTAAAGTTGACCCTAATGTACATATGAAACATTCTGCAGATGCCACAGCTTGCTTTAATGCTTTTACAAAActcttgcatttaaaaaaaaagagtaaaagaaGTACTTTAGCAGCCTTGGAGACTCGTTAACACCAGTGTTAATTAAAACGGTGCTTAAAATAGTTTCATAGTATAGTTGTGTAATGATTAAATGAATGACAGGTCTTTTGTCTTGAATCgtgtttaatgtgttcattAGATATTAAATACAATCTTAATTGTATTTAGGTgtatataagattattaagttacggtatatatatatatatatatatatatatatatatatatatatatatatatatatatatttatgtatatgtatatgtgtatatatatagtttactTGCATTAAATAATCTTTAACATAGATAATAATAACGAATATATTAGGTAAATTTGACAAAGCATTCTGGTACATATAAAATTGAGCTACTCGACCCAATTTGTATATATTATGTGCGtgaatcaaatataacaattttACCTTACGTTAAAAAGCATTAACAGAAACAACAGCTGGTGTCAATATATTTTGCTTGTAAacgtatttaaattttttttttttttggataaagaGTATTTTTGTCACAGCGCATGTCACGAATGTTCCCCCAGGGTGTTTATATCCGTGTCCGTGGCTGCAGAGAAACAGCTCAGCGCTGCAGTGTTTGGTCTAAACCAAACGTAAACACCGACGCAGGCAAGGCTGCGAGCGAGAGCAGGGCGGAATGACCTACAATACGCGACGCCCACGCTGTTTGCTTTTCCTGTATATCGTCCCTTTATGATAACATCAATGTGACCTTTGTGAGCCGTGGCGAGGAAGTGTGTGCAGCCGTCGCTGCTGCACCGCAACAGTGTCGAATTAAGACACGACACTTCTAATATATAGCTCTGGAGAACGGTCGCCGGTGCGACTCTCAGTGCTACACTCATACCTTCAGTGTCGCAGTGAAGTAGTTCAATTAGCATTTGCGCTGAAAAGTTCACAAAAACATGTTAAGCTTTAACCGGTGATGCCACACGTAACGATGTTCATCCCATCCGAAATCTTTTctgtacacacacgtacacagagTAAATATTTGACTCGAATATCACACAGACTGTCGACTACAGTAGTCTACACGAAGAAAGCACACTCTCGCTAACATCTGTAGCATTATCAGGGTGGCCATTTTGAACAACAGGGTTTACTTCTCCTCgttttaattgatttattcattttcatatgattcatttacatgtgattcattttcatgtgattcatttacatgtgattcatttacatgttattcatttaccttttctcttctctactTTTCCTTACTGCAGTTTGGTAGGAGACTTTTACGTCTCCTAGGATATGTGTCCTAACGTTTGGAGGCAGGTTATCGCCAGAAGATTCCACTTTGTAAATACAGACTATTTACTGAGTACATGAGTATGCAAGCGCAGGAAGATCTGGGTGTGTATTTGCAGAAAAGATATTGGCTGACTTTTAGCTGGATTAGCCTCATCACTCTGGTGCAAGATTAAAGAAGGAAAGGGGAGTCCTACAGTATCTAGTATTAGCATGATGTCGCcttgtgcatttttttgttttgcttctgtatttctgcaggTTTAATCTTTGCTGGGTTGGAGACGTGTTTCCAGGACAGCGTTAAGCCTCAaatcctcttttctcctcttgtgGATCCTCTTACTGCAGCCACTTTGTCCTAACCAGTGTGCAGCTTGGGAGAAACTTGAAAGACAGACTAgattgtattattataataaatcagACTGGAAGCTGTATGCGTGCAgctttattagtattattattattaccattatcaTTAGGttttttgctgctttttttttaaatttaaaatatggATGGACTTTGAAGAAGCTGATAAGTTCTACTGTGCACGGGTTTATCTTAGCAGCAGCGGAGAGCTGGATACAGTGAGGACATTGTCCTTGATTACTGTTTAAACGTACTGACTGGCTGAAATAGGTAAGTTACCATTATAGTGAATTTTAATACAGTAATCATACACTATATATAAATTGGTGTACATGTTTAGCAATGTTAGCCAAGGTGATtgggtttgtgcatgtgtgtgtgtgtgtgtgtgcacgcaagAGTCACTAATTAGATTTTTGTTAGGTGGCACAGTtacaatcctgagctcaggttactgtgtgCGTCCATGTGGGGTTCCTCTGGGTTTCCTCACACttccagtaggtggattggctacaataaggtgtcctgtgatggactgctgTCTCATCCTCGGTGTATTTCCGTGATACTCTCCGGATCCGCAGCAATCCTGAATGATTCTGGCGATTAATCTGCAGAATATCAAGCACACACTGCATGActtcagtaaggaataaaacatgctgcTAGATGAAACTAATCAACAACGTGGTGGCCTGACGAAGCTGAGTTACCGAGTTACAAAAATTCACCAATCACTTCAATTCTGGATTTATTAACGAACGACATGTCGTGCTTTATTAACtctttatagttacatctaaTGTTGTCTCCGTACAGAAAGCATCATCATAGCAATGATCACacctttttctttgttaaattgtaaaccccccccccccccccccagtagaAACCATgagagaaattctaatggtttccactacaaataccattacaaaccatcactTGAACCATTAAAACCTTTACCATTACACGTTCTTAATGGTATCccctagacataacatgccaccaatagaaacCAACAAATTACCATTAGAGAACCACAGGGCCCACTACACTTTCCATTAAAACCcaatacaattctcattataaccattaaaactattacacattttcagagggtttctatttatttatttatttatttatttatttattttgttttcagcagggctTAAcacttaatttatttattattagacttagattatgtggagcgtcgaCTGTGAGCGCAGGTGTAAGTCGTTACTATagcatatgaaataaaaatacaaatgaattgcAGCTGCAtgattgtcagagctgctgttatagaaaacaaatcaacatcttctgaccaatcagagtcgagaAACTAACAATGTTGAATCAAAACAGGTTATAAAATAGATCCATTATATTTCAGATTGCTTCCTAGGTGTCCAATATGGCACCGTTTAGGTGACTCAGCTATATTTAAACACTTCCACTAGATGTCACTAGTGCACAGGATATACATTTTCACCAGAAGGCGCTCTTATACACCAGCTGCAGTTTATCCTGTGTGAGGAAGTCTGCTAATTGCAGCTTGTTAACCGTTAGCTAGCCAGTAGGTTATATCCTACATGAAGTGTTAAACCAAGtgtaaacatcacacacacgaccTAGGAGAGTAgtttaaaaagcaaacaaaaaccaCAGTGTAATTCAACTTCATTCCCAAAAGTCTTTGATAGAAGTAAATGTTTtgtagttttatattttttccctCAGTACACAGTTGCTAAGGTGTTCAAAAGCATTAGCATACTAGCGTCCAGTACGTCACCAAGCTTGTACTGGAACAAAAGTCTTAaacagtaatatttttttttacaacatggTGCTAAATTACAGCATGGTACCTCACACCGGATAGAAACGGCTCATTTTAACAGCTGAAATGTAcacaataaaacattatttgcTCCTAATTTTGGACTGATGTTTCATTTTCTCGGTGTGTCCACCATTTTGAAAATGTCACTCTCCGCCCCTTTTGCTATGTGGTACTACGTATTTGAGAATTTATAGGACAGTATATTACATTTTCACGTGTAGACTATGTGCAGTACATTTCAGTACAGTCTTCTGGACGATCATCCCGATCCACCTTGctgaaagcaaaacaaaacaatagaaaccctagttgaatttgtaatggttttaatggttacaaCAGGAATTGAATTGGtttgaatggaaactgtaatggtctctgcgggtctctactggtaatctgttgccttttattggtggcatgttatgtctagtggataccattaaggaccagtaattgtaatggttttaatggttaacagctgatggtgtgtcattagaatttctgtgatggtttctattgttttgggaTTTTTCCAGCATAGTTACCGTTCCAGAGACGTGTGAGAAGGTACATTACTTCACCAGGTCACTTTTCATCCATAGACTGTTCGTTTTACTGTACAGTCACAGAGCTGTAGTGAGACGTAATGAACTATCATATCCGTGTCACACCTATATACACTTTTTATTCCCAgaaatccatttattgttactcAGAACTCCTGTGTTTGTCAAGACTTGCTATGAGACATTTCAAGTTACAAAATGTTCTCCTGTTGCTATGAGCTTTCAGGGTGTTCAAAATACATGATTGTTATATAGTCTTATAGGCTTATCTCCTGTATAATATATCAACGTCAATGTTCCATCTGGCTAATATCAGCTAATGGCTACATTCATTCATCAGCTGTCTGGAGTTAAAGTACACCTAAACtcaaaaacatgatttatttatttatttttcaatgatTCATTCGGATGACTTACTGTAGATCGTCCTCTGGGTTTAATTTGTCGCCACAGACACGATGGTTTCCAGATTAGAGGATGAGGTGATCTAGAGAAACTTTTACGTGTAGAAGCTGCGTCCTTAAGCTAGTTAACTTAGCTGACGTTAGGCGAGGAGAGAAATGTCG carries:
- the LOC128616205 gene encoding uncharacterized protein LOC128616205 isoform X4, whose translation is MLTLLNTFNMAQKLFLFCLFALHSVSLSNIVQYPAVVKAVRGETVSMTCNTVEILSRCDLVYWYKVQPRTREMILTTAVHTDPSLKLCRGFIYNTSVADSGIYYCSVKHSVIYYTGNGTTVIITEPRPGPVVTLYVPDVSVGPSVSLQCVVMGVVPSEAIVSWVVGDSEITGWTESGWTHANASAVEYTRAHISIPSETWLEAPNVECVVEVDGRRVSKSFKKGSSQLCSWLMYLCAGVALVILTVFIVTLVSLQTAGQCRVRTRSTESRFNQRSGKSKRQKEDRHSKEILHNGSAIRKFGSDQ
- the LOC128616205 gene encoding uncharacterized protein LOC128616205 isoform X5, producing the protein MLTLLNTFNMAQKLFLFCLFALHSVSLSNIVQYPAVVKAVRGETVSMTCNTVEILSRCDLVYWYKVQPRTREMILTTAVHTDPSLKLCRGFIYNTSVADSGIYYCSVKHSVIYYTGNGTTVIITEPRPGPVVTLYVPDVSVGPSVSLQCVVMGVVPSEAIVSWVVGDSEITGWTESGWTHANASAVEYTRAHISIPSETWLEAPNVECVVEVDGRRVSKSFKKGSSQLCSWLMYLCAGVALVILTVFIVTLVSLQTGQCRVRTRSTESRFNQRSGKSKRQKEDRHSKEILHNGSAIRKFGSDQ
- the LOC128616205 gene encoding uncharacterized protein LOC128616205 isoform X3 — protein: MLTLLNTFNMAQKLFLFCLFALHSVSLSNIVQYPAVVKAVRGETVSMTCNTVEILSRCDLVYWYKVQPRTREMILTTAVHTDPSLKLCRGFIYNTSVADSGIYYCSVKHSVIYYTGNGTTVIITEPRPGPVVTLYVPDVSVGPSVSLQCVVMGVVPSEAIVSWVVGDSEITGWTESGWTHANASAVEYTRAHISIPSETWLEAPNVECVVEVDGRRVSKSFKKGSSQLCSWLMYLCAGVALVILTVFIVTLVSLQTDQLNPASINAVVNQRGKRRTDTAKRSSITEVQYASLDLISNGQRGRTMLNRNVLLNE
- the LOC128616205 gene encoding uncharacterized protein LOC128616205 isoform X7, with product MTCNTVEILSRCDLVYWYKVQPRTREMILTTAVHTDPSLKLCRGFIYNTSVADSGIYYCSVKHSVIYYTGNGTTVIITEPRPGPVVTLYVPDVSVGPSVSLQCVVMGVVPSEAIVSWVVGDSEITGWTESGWTHANASAVEYTRAHISIPSETWLEAPNVECVVEVDGRRVSKSFKKGSSQLCSWLMYLCAGVALVILTVFIVTLVSLQTAGQCRVRTRSTESRFNQRSGGKRRTDTAKRSSITEVQYASLDLISNGQRGRTMLNRNVLLNE
- the LOC128616205 gene encoding uncharacterized protein LOC128616205 isoform X1; translation: MLTLLNTFNMAQKLFLFCLFALHSVSLSNIVQYPAVVKAVRGETVSMTCNTVEILSRCDLVYWYKVQPRTREMILTTAVHTDPSLKLCRGFIYNTSVADSGIYYCSVKHSVIYYTGNGTTVIITEPRPGPVVTLYVPDVSVGPSVSLQCVVMGVVPSEAIVSWVVGDSEITGWTESGWTHANASAVEYTRAHISIPSETWLEAPNVECVVEVDGRRVSKSFKKGSSQLCSWLMYLCAGVALVILTVFIVTLVSLQTAGQCRVRTRSTESRFNQRSGGKRRTDTAKRSSITEVQYASLDLISNGQRGRTMLNRNVLLNE
- the LOC128616205 gene encoding uncharacterized protein LOC128616205 isoform X2, translated to MLTLLNTFNMAQKLFLFCLFALHSVSLSNIVQYPAVVKAVRGETVSMTCNTVEILSRCDLVYWYKVQPRTREMILTTAVHTDPSLKLCRGFIYNTSVADSGIYYCSVKHSVIYYTGNGTTVIITEPRPGPVVTLYVPDVSVGPSVSLQCVVMGVVPSEAIVSWVVGDSEITGWTESGWTHANASAVEYTRAHISIPSETWLEAPNVECVVEVDGRRVSKSFKKGSSQLCSWLMYLCAGVALVILTVFIVTLVSLQTGQCRVRTRSTESRFNQRSGGKRRTDTAKRSSITEVQYASLDLISNGQRGRTMLNRNVLLNE
- the LOC128616205 gene encoding uncharacterized protein LOC128616205 isoform X6, with the translated sequence MLTLLNTFNMAQKLFLFCLFALHSVSLSNIVQYPAVVKAVRGETVSMTCNTVEILSRCDLVYWYKVQPRTREMILTTAVHTDPSLKLCRGFIYNTSVADSGIYYCSVKHSVIYYTGNGTTVIITEPRPGPVVTLYVPDVSVGPSVSLQCVVMGVVPSEAIVSWVVGDSEITGWTESGWTHANASAVEYTRAHISIPSETWLEAPNVECVVEVDGRRVSKSFKKGSSQLCSWLMYLCAGVALVILTVFIVTLVSLQTDQLNPASINAVEAKGGQTQQRDPP